ATGTGCACACAGCCTGCTTTGGCTGGGTGACAGGCATAAATTAAGGTTACTGAGTATCCCCAGACAGGGCGTGGGCTGGCCTGGCCTCTCAGTCCCAGCCAAAGTCCTGGCCGATCATCTGGTAGAACTTGCGGTTGAAGGGCTGGTAGAAGTCCCGCAGACGCCGGACCACTGCCTCGGGCAcccgggggtggggccggccctTGGACTTGCCCAGGCAGCGGGGGCGGCTGCTCCCCTGGGCCTTCTTGAGGCAGGGGAAGCCCTTGGTGGCATTGAAGTAGAAGTGCTTGTCCGTGACGACCCTTTTGAGGCCCAGGAAGTCCTGCACTCGGCCAACTTCTCCAGCCGGGTCGCTGACCAGGCGCTCGCCGCTGACAAACAGGAAGTGGGACAGAGGGAAGTATCGAAGCCAGTTGTCCAGGTGCTGGGCGTAGAGGCCGATGCGCACGGCACTCCAGGCCGTGTCCACGGGGCCCAGGCCGTGGCGGAAGGCCAGGGCTCGGAAGCTGGGCAGGCCCGGGGTCTTGGAGAGCGTCTGGGCGTAATCGGAGATGGCCCGGGTCACGGGGTTGCGAACCACCACGATCAGCTTCGTGTCCGGGGACATGCTGTGGATGCGGCGAGGGGCCTCGAGAGTCACGAAGTAGCTGGGAGTCTTCTCTATGGTGATCTGCCCGTCCAGGGTGCGTGGCATCAGGCTCCTGCGGGTGTGTGGAAGGAGAGGTGGGCATGAGAGGGTGCTGGTCCCCTCAAGCCCTCCCATTATAGACCAGCCCCAGGGACCCCAGATTCACTTCCTGCTCCTCCAGGCCCACCCATCCTAAAGTGCCAGATGGGCAGCCTGGGAGGTGGTGGGTTGAGAGCACCTGCCCCAGCATAGGccaacggggggtgggggggctgtccTGCCAGGCTGCCCACTCTAGCTAGCTTGCTCCAACCCTGACATTGCTGTGCCTCTCACCCCTGACCAAGCACCAGTAGGGCCAGTGGCCCAGACTTGCCATCCACAAGGCTCTGCCCACCTTCCCCACCTCACAGGCCCCTCGCTGCACTGTAATTACCCCAGGTCACACTCTCGTTAAATGGCTGAAGTTGTCCCCTAAATTAGGTCATTAATTATTGACAAGTGTCCCAACAAAGGACAGCTGCTCTTTTCattcccctcccctgcagagccccCTGCCCCTCTGATTACAGCCCTGCTAGTTCTCATTGACCTGGGCCCAACTTAAGCGCTGCAAGCCTCCACACAGCCCAGCCCATTGGGGAACGGTGAGTGAGGTGGCCTGAGGACCCATCCAGAGAGCTCAGCAGTCAGGGCCTCCCAGACCTGGCTCGGACCCCAGGGTGCAAGGCTGTGACTGCAGCATTTCTGATGATTCCTCTCATTCTGATTAGGGGAGTGGGGCACTGACCAAGGTTCCGGGAGAGTTGGCTGATGACAGCCCCCTGACTGCCCCAAACTTGGGGAAGCCCCTCCAAGCACCCCACTGGGCAGGCAGGTACCCTGAGCAGTTTGCCAAGGCCAAGCCTCACCTCCAGGTACCGCAGGGAGAGGCGGGCAGGGTGTGGCAGGGCCAGCTGAGCAAACAGCTCCAAGGGAGGACTGGAGAGAGGGCTGGAAACGAGGTCGATGGAGGCAGAGCCTGTGGGACCTGTGCCTTCAGAGGGGGCAGTCTGTGCCCAAGGCCCTACCCTGCCTCCAGTCCTCTGAGGGGACTGTCCCTACCCCCACTGGCGGCCTCCTGGTCTGGCCCCAGCCAGGAGGTGATACACAGGGCAAGTTCAGGTTTCATCCAGCCTTCACCCAGCCTAAGAGACCCCCAGGCAGGGCCCcagtttcctcttcctccttagCCCCCATGAAACTCAAGCTGGGTGAACACACAGGTGTGCAGACCCACATGCTGGGGTGCTTGGCTTAGAGCGTGCTTGGGGTGAACCCCAAGCTTACCAGTGCGGCTCCCCTGACACCACCTATGGCCTCGGGGGAGATGGGTGAGTTGATGGTCTTCAGGCTCTGGGagcttccctcaccccccaaaacAAGGCCCTGGGCAGAGCTGGTTTACAGAAGTCACAGGAAAGGGAAGGATTAACTATTCTGCTTCCCCATCATGGTGACAAAGCAAGCTGGAAATCGCCCTCCAACCCACTCACTGCCCTATGTGATAGGCAGGCACACTGGCGCTCAGAGAGGGGGTGGAAAGCttgagggggggggcgggacacCGACCACAGCACTCCCACCCTTCGGCTGCAGCAGCTGGAAGGGGCAGTGTCAGCTTGGCCTCTCCTCCCAGAGGCCCTGGCCCCATGCCCTGCCTTGTGTCCTGGGAATACAGGCACCCAGCCCTCCTGGGATAAGTTCAGTGAGACCTCGGGTGTTAACAAGGACTAaggccagggctgcagcctggAGTAGCCAGCTCAgggggttcccttttccccaagAGGGAATCAGAAGACGGGGAGTCTCCCCCACTGGACCTCACTGCTGAGACCCATGAAGAgaagcctgggctgggacagaCGGACTGCCAGGTGGATCAGAAGTCACTGCCCTCCCTTCATGGCCCTCCTCAGGGAAGGAGCCAGCCCCGATTACTCccgggccctcccctccccaccctcttgGACACCCCCTTCCCATCCCTTACTCCCCCCAGGCACCAAGTGACCCCAGAAGCAGATCCTCTTTCCCCACCCAAACTGGGCACTTAGGGTTcggaacacccccacccccacccccacccccacccccacaccacccTCTTGCCTGAGGGAAGGAAGCTGCAAGGAAGGACACCAGGGAAGCCAGAGGAGCAGAGGGGGAGGTGCTTCCGGAACCCTGTGGAAGGGGGATGGGAATGGGGATGGACCGCAGATTTTCCAGGCCCACTCCTGCCACAAACCAGCTTTGAGATCGGAGATCTTTGGGACCAATTACTAGTACTTATTATCCTCACCCGCCCTCAGATGCCTGTCCTGGCCAGGACAtggaggagggtggggatggaggtTTGCGGGTGGGGGGATGCAGacaggggaggggatgagaggaACGGGATTCTGACCTCCACACAGCAAACATCTGACAAGTTGTTCCGGCCCCTCCCTGTGCATCTGGTCTGCATTTCCCTGCGGCTTCCATCCAGCCCCAGACTCCTCTCCCTCCTGGTCTCATCCACCCTTAGGTCCCACATctctcctgggccccagccagccaggcctggtTCTGAGCAAAAGCTACTTTGGGTTCCCGTGTGGATCCATAGGGTGCTGGGGTGGGGCATTGGTCCCCAGCCACAGGAGCTCCTCCTGGGATAGCACAGGGAGAAAAGCCCACAGAAGCCCAGGTCCCTCCCCCACATACTCAGAACCCCACTCCCTCATTAGCCCCAGGAGCCAAGCGGGtttccccacctgcaccctccTATCTCCTCTCGCTTTTCCCAAATACTAAGGTCAAAGTAtagccccacctgcccccagacAAGAGAGCCCTCCTGATGAGACCTTGGAGTGCTTGTCTGCCAAACAGAAGATCCTCAGTGAGTaaatgaatagataagaaaatgctGGCTGAGTGTGGgggtaccaggaggtcacaatccccaagatggaggaccctcAACAGTCTGAGAAAGGGGCTAACTGCAGCCCAGTTAGAGGGAAAAGTTTGGCCAAGATTAACTTTGGGCAGCCCAGAACCCACCTGCCAAGGCCCTGGGAAGGGCCAGGGCCCCTGCCTGGAATGAGGTCAGTCACAGCCCAGTGGGGCTGGGTGCCCCAGAAACTCAGCTGGGGGTACTGGCAGCTCCTCCTTTTACTCACCACCCTAGCCCTCCACCCAGAGCAGGGCTCTGCACTCCTGGCGGCTCAGCCAGAGTCCTGAGAGCCAACACCAGCAGACCATGCCCAGGGGCTGGGCACCCTCTttgcagctggggaaggggggtcGCATTTTCAGAGGTTCGCCGCACACTCCGAGTaggttgaaagaaagaaaagggccaGAGGCACGGACACCTGTGAGCACATCAAGCCGCTTGTACATGTCAGCACACGGCCACATGCGCTGGTACTCTGCACCCACACTCTATCTCGTGTCCTGAGAATTCAGGTAGGAACAGCACCCAGCCCTCTTGGGATAAGTCCCGGGAGACAGACCCCTTTGAGGGCAGCCCAGAAGCTCCGCCAGCTCAGCCCCTGCACCAGCCAATGAGGGGTCGGCCCTAGCCAGCCCAGAGGGACAGCTCCGGATTAAGGGGGCAAGGCCACCGGGACCTGCCCCTCTGCACCCCCTCTTCCTCCCGGTGGAAGTGGCTCTAAAAATAGAGAAAGTCCCTTCTCTACCAGAGCTAGACTCGCTCCTGAATGCCCTGGCTCCCATCCCTGGTTCCTGAGAAACCCCAGAGCTGAGGATCTGACCTCCAGTCTGGGTCTCGTGCTTACTGCCTCTCAGGCCCTCATCCTCCCCAGACCTgtccctcagagctggagcatgCACTCGGGAGCCTGGAAGGGGTCTTAGGCTTCCTGACTCTGAGAACCCTTTTAGGGATAAACCCAGTCTagcctcccctgcagcccctcccccccccccattagccCAGCTCAGTGTCTCCCCCAGCTTCTTACAGTCAAAGTTCTTGGGATCAGTGTGGACTCTGAGATTGCACTATAGTTATAGTGTGTCCTCCACTGtcccacccccttccactctccccccgcccacccctctTCTCTGTCCTCTCTACAGCAGTAGGTATTAGAGATGCTTTGGGGTGCCAGTGGCACTGTCAGAGTGGGTGGTGGTCTGAGCTCTGACGCCAGAATTCAGCCAGTTGGATTCAAGGGTGGACTCACCGCCCTCCCAGCACATCTCAGCTTCCTGAGGGTCCCCTGGTGGCAGCAACCCTTGAGAGCTCAGGAGCTAGGACCCCTGTTTTCACTGGGGCTCTTCCAAACCCATGAGTGGTTTTTAAGGCAAAAGGCCAAGAAAGCCAATGGGGGTGGAGGTAAGGAATCTGGGTACAGAGAAGCTAGGATACCTGGAGAGTCTGGGTTCCGCTGCCCCCAATTCCCCACTAATTCACCAGGTGGCCTTGGGCAGGGTCCTCTCTGGCCCATGGAGGCTGGTCCCAAGCTGGGGCTAAGGTGAgagctgggggagtggggagactCACTCTCCATCTATAAGCTCTCATTTCCCCCTGCGGGACAGGGCAGGTGGCAGACTTGTGTGCAACTGATGAGGCTGCAGGCAGTGCCAACCTCAGCCGGGAGGGGCTGTTTCATCTGGGGATAGGTGCTCCCCCACAT
This is a stretch of genomic DNA from Myotis daubentonii chromosome 4, mMyoDau2.1, whole genome shotgun sequence. It encodes these proteins:
- the HS3ST6 gene encoding heparan sulfate glucosamine 3-O-sulfotransferase 6 isoform X1, whose translation is MAGSGGLGGGAGCGQGAGAGPGAALRAPRAPLLLAALVLGAYCLCALPGHCPPASRVPMPAPAPAEPPCVARRPGAPVLPVASGPGHRRFPQALIVGVKKGGTRALLEFLRLHPDVRALGSEPHFFDRWYERGLAWYRSLMPRTLDGQITIEKTPSYFVTLEAPRRIHSMSPDTKLIVVVRNPVTRAISDYAQTLSKTPGLPSFRALAFRHGLGPVDTAWSAVRIGLYAQHLDNWLRYFPLSHFLFVSGERLVSDPAGEVGRVQDFLGLKRVVTDKHFYFNATKGFPCLKKAQGSSRPRCLGKSKGRPHPRVPEAVVRRLRDFYQPFNRKFYQMIGQDFGWD
- the HS3ST6 gene encoding heparan sulfate glucosamine 3-O-sulfotransferase 6 isoform X3, with the translated sequence MAGSGGLGGGAGCGQGAGAGPGAALRAPRAPLLLAALVLGAYCLCALPGHCPPASRVPMPAPAPAEPPCVARRPGAPVLPVASGPGHRRFPQALIVGVKKGGTRALLEFLRLHPDVRALGSEPHFFDRSLMPRTLDGQITIEKTPSYFVTLEAPRRIHSMSPDTKLIVVVRNPVTRAISDYAQTLSKTPGLPSFRALAFRHGLGPVDTAWSAVRIGLYAQHLDNWLRYFPLSHFLFVSGERLVSDPAGEVGRVQDFLGLKRVVTDKHFYFNATKGFPCLKKAQGSSRPRCLGKSKGRPHPRVPEAVVRRLRDFYQPFNRKFYQMIGQDFGWD
- the HS3ST6 gene encoding heparan sulfate glucosamine 3-O-sulfotransferase 6 isoform X2, coding for MAGSGGLGGGAGCGQGAGAGPGAALRAPRAPLLLAALVLGAYCLCALPGHCPPASRVPMPAPAPAEPPCVARRPGAPVLPVASGPGHRRFPQALIVGVKKGGTRALLEFLRLHPDVRALGSEPHFFDRWSLMPRTLDGQITIEKTPSYFVTLEAPRRIHSMSPDTKLIVVVRNPVTRAISDYAQTLSKTPGLPSFRALAFRHGLGPVDTAWSAVRIGLYAQHLDNWLRYFPLSHFLFVSGERLVSDPAGEVGRVQDFLGLKRVVTDKHFYFNATKGFPCLKKAQGSSRPRCLGKSKGRPHPRVPEAVVRRLRDFYQPFNRKFYQMIGQDFGWD